Proteins from one Camelina sativa cultivar DH55 chromosome 8, Cs, whole genome shotgun sequence genomic window:
- the LOC104705412 gene encoding uncharacterized protein LOC104705412 — translation MSQHSNYQMATAFDYYSTKPVLSGIKSHKLISGVFEGKCPSDYESAWSPTSPLDFRLFSSFGNPFGSSSSRSIWKGKQKSWDSGKVGLSILHSLDDDDHHTDSSRIVLPSVDSKNIIFGSLMRSGNPKCQNPHLLSQPFAKALMPNVVFEIGHDVIDVVELRKSGSVDAAGNSIVNNNACQVIEEAPGSLNGRTESDIEISEDYTCVTQHGPNPKTTHFYGDQVLESVEHNESNNRCCRNKKESIFAIASPDLTTPVDVLPPSDFLSFCYGCNKKLGLGKEIYMYRGYKAFCSSECRSEEIYQDEELEDEEDEDAIKSVSSSDKDLSKKQSNGVFFTVG, via the exons ATGTCTCAGCATTCAAACTATCAAATGGCCACTGCTTTCGATTACTATTCAACAAAACCGGTGTTGTCAGGGATTAAGAGCCACAAACTCATCTCTGGTGTCTTTGAAGGCAAGTGTCCATCTGATTATGAATCTGCTTGGAGTCCAACTTCTCCTTTGGATTTCAGATTGTTCTCCAGTTTTGGGAATccttttggttcttcttcttcaagatctATCTGGAAAGGGAAACAAAAGAGCTGGGATTCTGGTAAAGTAGGCTTGAGCATTCTGCAttctcttgatgatgatgaccatcACACTGATTCATCAAGGATTGTTTTACCATCAGTTGATAGTAAAAACATAATCTTTGGGTCTTTGATGAGAAGTGGAAACCCCAAATGCCAGAATCCTCATCTGCTCTCTCAACCTTTTGCTAAAGCTTTGATGCCCAATGTTGTTTTTGAGATTGGACATGATGTGATTGATGTGGTTGAGCTTCGAAAATCTGGCTCGGTTGATGCTGCTGGGAACTCCATTGTGAACAACAATGCTTGTCAGGTGATAGAGGAAGCCCCAGGATCACTTAATGGGCGTACTGAAAGTGACATTGAGATCTCAGAGGACTACACTTGTGTAACTCAACATGGTCCTAACCCCAAAACCACCCATTTTTACGGGGATCAGGTTCTGGAGTCCGTAGAGCACAATGAGTCAAACAACCGTTGTTgcagaaacaagaaagagagcATTTTTGCAATTGCTTCTCCCGACTTGACAACACCTGTTGATGTGTTACCTCCCAGTGACTTCTTGAGCTTCTGCTACGGCTGTAACAAGAAGTTGGGTTTGGGGAAAGAGATATACATGTACAG aGGATACAAAGCGTTCTGCAGTAGTGAGTGTCGTTCAGAGGAGATATATCAGGATGAGGAAttggaggatgaagaagatgaagacgcAATCAAGTCTGTCTCGTCTTCAGACAAGGACCTGTCTAAGAAGCAGAGTAACGGTGTGTTCTTCACCGTCGGCTGA
- the LOC104705409 gene encoding uncharacterized protein LOC104705409 produces the protein MEMAELNGSMQLAGKRKSPPETTILGGSASETPNKQYKPWLQQLSPASNGILHIPTNMLSQKTLHSLMHGKKVMQTDPPLQKSVKPVVNKKHPIPPRGSVKATDEVNESVRSKMRESLASALALVHQHDEFPNGKENVKTEENPAMTTQENTQSFKPASPASINAPIGEGTTISELPTGVESSVQKDSEIPVDIRMDDVIQSDGLKSQYDEVFPRDDVPFTDIIFPNDDLLHGNELSWVLEHVSDLGETKDFGTGGEKSFQDPKLLASKIEMELYKRFGGVNKKYRERGRSLLFNLKDKNNPELRERVMSEDISAERLCSMTAEELASKELSQWRQAKAEEMAEMVVLRDTDIDVRSLVRKTHKGEFQVEIDPVDRGTVDVSGGIMSRSKRRPKAKSHSVKTTLKDEPAKADSEKAHTALPSSEEIDPMQGLGIDDELKDVEFLPPIVSLDEFMESLDSEPPFESPHRNSEIQVSLSEKSDSEARSDSKSPKESPKELSGKCLSEPKPEKIDEGSPKFDASVKVDDDVSEKTSALSDVKEERAWDGILQLSMSSVVPVTGIFKSGEKAETSEWPAMVEVKGRVRLSGFGKFIQELPKSRTRALMVMYLACKDGISESQRGSLFEVIESYVADQRVGYAEPASGVELYLCPTRGESLDLLNKVISQDQLDEVKSLDMGLVGVVVWRRAVVPKPASGSRRQYSSSSGSKTSVFPVNKKQRVNVTEKPPVFASMRNRHHGYGREAVKHDAATDDDDLPPGFGPASSREDDDLPEFNFNSSVVPVSSPQPLAAQPKSLDQVRKLIHKYGKSASINDDDDDEDDIPEWQPHVPNHQLPPPPPPPPGFRPEMVRPPQDGWWDNQNGGSGQQYDRSQSRNRGF, from the exons ATGGAGATGGCAGAGTTAAATGGGTCCATGCAGCTAGCAGGGAAGCGGAAGTCACCACCTGAGACGACTATTCTTGGTGGTTCTGCATCAGAGACACCAAACAAGCAGTATAAACCTTGGTTACAGCAACTCTCTCCAGCAAGCAATGGGATTCTTCATATTCCGACTAATATGCTTTCTCAAAAGACTCTTCATTCCCTGATGCATGGCAAGAAAGTGATGCAAACGGATCCCCCTCTCCAGAAATCGGTAAAGCCTGTTGTAAACAAGAAACATCCTATCCCACCGCGGGGGTCGGTGAAAGCGACGGATGAAGTTAATGAGTCCGTGAGGTCTAAAATGAGGGAGTCGTTAGCATCTGCGTTGGCCTTGGTTCATCAACATGATGAATTCCCAAACGGGAAGGAGAATGTAAAGACCGAAGAAAATCCTGCGATGACCACCCAGGAGAATACTCAAAGTTTTAAGCCTGCTTCACCTGCTAGCATCAATGCCCCTATAGGCGAAGGGACCACCATCTCAGAATTGCCCACCGGTGTTGAAAGCTCTGTGCAGAAGGACAGTGAGATTCCTGTCGATATCAGGATGGATGATGTTATTCAATCTGATGGACTTAAGTCTCAATATGACGAGGTTTTCCCTCGGGATGATGTTCCTTTTACAGATATTATTTTTCCAAACGATGACCTTTTACATGGTAATGAACTCTCATGGGTTCTGGAACATGTTTCAGATCTTGGCGAGACAAAGGATTTTGGAACCGGTGGTGAAAAGTCTTTTCAGGATCCAAAACTTTTGGCGTCTAAAATTGAAATGGAACTATATAAGCGATTTGGAGGTGTTAACAAAAAGTACAGAGAGAGGGGAAGGTCCCTCTTATTCAATTTGAAGGATAAGAACAATCCTGAGCTAAGAGAAAGAGTTATGTCTGAAGATATCTCTGCTGAGAGGTTGTGTTCTATGACAGCCGAAGAATTAGCTTCTAAAGAACTTTCTCAGTGGCGTCAAGCCAAAGCTGAAGAGATGGCAGAAATGGTTGTCCTGCGGGATACAGATATTGATGTCAGAAGTCTGGTGAGGAAAACACATAAGGGTGAATTCCAGGTTGAAATTGACCCAGTTGACCGTGGCACGGTAGATGTCTCTGGTGGCATCATGTCACGTAGCAAACGCCGACCCAAAGCCAAATCTCATTCTGTTAAAACAACTCTCAAAGATGAGCCAGCAAAAGCTGATAGTGAGAAAGCACACACAGCCCTTCCCTCAAGTGAAGAGATTGATCCCATGCAAGGTTTGGGTATAGATGATGAATTGAAGGACGTGGAGTTTCTTCCTCCAATTGTATCGCTTGATGAGTTCATGGAATCCCTAGACTCTGAGCCTCCGTTTGAAAGTCCGCATAGGAATTCTGAAATACAGGTCTCTCTGTCTGAGAAAAGTGATTCCGAAGCTAGGTCAGACTCAAAATCTCCTAAAGAATCTCCTAAGGAATTAAGTGGTAAATGTTTGTCTGAACCAAAACCTGAAAAGATTGATGAAGGCTCCCCAAAGTTTGATGCCAGTGTCAAAGTTGATGACGATGTCTCTGAGAAAACTTCTGCACTTAGTGATGTTAAGGAAGAAAGAGCATGGGATGGAATACTGCAACTAAGTATGTCTTCCGTAGTCCCTGTCACTGGCATTTTCAAAAG TGGTGAGAAAGCAGAGACGAGCGAGTGGCCGGCGATGGTGGAAGTTAAGGGTAGAGTTAGGCTGAGTGGGTTTGGGAAGTTTATTCAAGAGCTTCCCAAGTCTCGAACCCGTGCCCTAATG GTAATGTACTTGGCTTGTAAAGACGGCATTTCTGAGAGCCAGCGTGGCAGCCTTTTTGAG gTTATTGAATCCTACGTAGCTGATCAGAGAGTTGGCTACGCAGAGCCAGCCTCAGGAGTGGAGCTTTACCTTTGTCCAACACGCGGAGAGTCCCTAGATTTGCTAAACAAAGTCATCTCTCAAGATCAGCTCGATGAGGTCAAGTCTTTGGATATGGGATTGGTTGGAGTTGTTGTGTGGAGACGAGCCGTCGTTCCCAAGCCCGCATCCGGTTCAAGGCGTcagtattcttcttcttctggttctaAAACCTCTGTTTTTCCTGTAAACAAGAAGCAGAGAGTCAATGTCACAGAGAAACCTCCTGTATTTGCATCAATGAGGAATCGTCATCATGGTTATGGACGTGAAGCTGTAAAACATGATGCTGCTaccgatgatgatgatttgccGCCTGGATTTGGTCCTGCATCTTcgagagaagatgatgatttgcCGGAATTTAACTTCAATTCGTCGGTTGTGCCAGTTTCTTCTCCTCAGCCATTAGCGGCTCAACCTAAGTCTTTGGATCAAGTAAGAAAGCTCATACACAAGTATGGAAAATCTGCAAgcattaatgatgatgatgatgacgaggaCGACATACCTGAATGGCAGCCACATGTCCCTAACCACCAGCTTCCACCACCGCCGCCTCCACCCCCTGGATTCAGACCTGAGATGGTTAGACCGCCTCAAGATGGTTGGTGGGACAATCAAAATGGCGGCTCAGGGCAACAGTATGATCGGAGCCAgtcaagaaacagaggattttaa
- the LOC104705410 gene encoding polyadenylate-binding protein-interacting protein 5-like codes for MKPGAFALNPHAASYVPLSKRMDCGRGDDGLVFAMAPAQQISFSGVEVSMQKKSSEMAYKQIRDDDLDIEMDIDMDIEYLLVTFSGLSQESITDVYLANSGDLEATIEMLNQLEIYSTESQENLPETLDIGIGDISESGPSTSKASEVVASSSSVIPTNAPVSA; via the exons atgaaGCCAGGAGCATTTGCATTGAATCCGCATGCAGCATCATATGTACCACTTTCTAAAAGAATGGATTGTGGTCGCGGTGATGATGGTCTGGTGTTTGCCATGGCTCCTGCGCAGCAGATAAGTTTCTCAGGGGTTGAAGTGTCAATGCAGAAGAAATCCTCTGAAATGGCATACAAGCAGATCAGGGATGATGATTTGGATATAGAGATGGATATAGACATGGATATTGAATACCTTCTAGTCACATTCTCTGGTCTCTCACAAGAGTCTATTACTGATGTTTACCTCGCCAATAGCGGTGATCTTGAAGCAACCATTGAGATGCTGAATCAGCTTGAG ATATACAGCACTGAATCTCAAGAGAACCTCCCAGAGACACTTGATATTGGCATTGGGGATATCTCTGAATCAGGGCCTTCAACCTCAAAAGCTTCTGAAGTcgttgcatcatcatcatctgttaTCCCTACTAATGCACCTGTATCGGCCTGA
- the LOC104705411 gene encoding psbP domain-containing protein 5, chloroplastic has protein sequence MDEPKKEEEVKKEAPSIAMALLCPSLPSPNCRLFRCRRRSSNISSKYHKELMIARSGVSTRSVSSEEGLSRRDLLLIGLSSPLSMLLPLSPVTHAEELKVGSMVDDVNAYSYAYPLELPSEKLVFKWVESRKPERYSSAAPLSPDARLRIVSERVDLIDNLVISVSIGPPNSTLKSKEKKTWAAKEVADSVLSDKSALRVTSSQRLEESSVLDAHATDIDGEPYWYYEYLVRKSPTKIAEASKLYRHYISSTAERDGYLYTINASTLGKQWDKMGPVLERTVESFRLLPPTDSYVPPFKDPWRFW, from the exons ATGGATGAGCctaagaaggaagaagaagtgaagaaggaAGCTCCCTCCATAGCCATGGCTCTTCTCTGTCCATCTCTTCCCTCTCCGAATTGTCGTCTTTTCCG gtgcagaagaagaagcagcaacaTTTCGAGTAAGTATCATAAGGAGCTGATGATTGCTCGTTCTGGCGTTTCTACGAGATCGGTTTCTTCGGAAGAAGGGCTTTCTCGTAGGGATTTGTTGCTGATTGgtctctcttctcctttgtcTATGCTCTTGCCTCTATCTCCTG TCACTCATGCAGAAGAACTGAAAGTGGGTTCAATGGTGGATGATGTTAATGCTTATTCTTATGCTTACCCACTGGAGTTACCATCTGAGAAGCTTGTCTTCAAATG GGTCGAATCGAGAAAGCCTGAGCGTTACTCTTCAGCTGCACCACTCTCTC CTGATGCACGTCTACGCATTGTTTCTGAACGAGTTGACCTCATCGACAACCTTGTAATTTCTGTTTCG ATAGGTCCCCCAAACTCgacattaaaatcaaaagaaaagaaaacatgggCAGCTAAGGAAGTTGCTGACTCTGTTTTGTCTGATAAATCGGCATTG CGTGTCACCTCAAGTCAGCGTCTCGAAGAGAGCTCGGTTCTTGATGCACATGCTACTGAT ATTGATGGGGAGCCTTACTGGTACTATGAGTACCTTGTTCGCAAATCACCGACTAAAATT GCTGAAGCATCAAAGCTTTACAGACATTATATTTCTTCAACAGCTGAACGTGATG GTTACTTATACACCATAAACGCTTCAACCCTTGGCAAGCAATGGGACAAG ATGGGACCGGTGTTAGAAAGAACAGTAGAATCCTTTAGGCTTCTTCCTCCTACCGATAGTTATGTTCCTCCATTCAAGGATCCATGGAGGTTTTGGTGA